A part of Aegilops tauschii subsp. strangulata cultivar AL8/78 chromosome 2, Aet v6.0, whole genome shotgun sequence genomic DNA contains:
- the LOC141040887 gene encoding uncharacterized protein translates to MARDVFNRIREGMVAYDKYFECKEDALGKTGFFSYQKCTTAIWMLAHGVPDDLIDENVCMSESRCLESMYKFCKAVIVVFSPEYLGEPNAADTAHLLAMNASRGFPGMRNIDTMHWD, encoded by the coding sequence aTGGCTAGGGATGTTTTCAACCGTATTCGGGAGGGGATGGTTGCATACGATAAGTATTTCGAGTGCAAGGAGGATGCCCTTGGAAAGACTGGCTTCTtctcttatcagaaatgcactaCAGCTATTTGGATGCTTGCGCACGGAGTTCCCGATGATCTCATTGATGAGAATGTCTGTATGAGCGAGTCCAGGTGCCTAGAGTCCATGTACAAGTTCTGCAAGGCTGTGATAGTAGTGTTTAGCCCCGAGTACTTGGGAGAGCCAAATGCTGCAGATACAGCCCACCTGTTAGCGATGAATGCCAGCCGAGGTTTTCCAGGGATGCGTAACATAGATACTATGCACTGGGACTAG
- the LOC109753108 gene encoding protein S40-6, translating into MAKARKPTAFSAAERFLGFHHRPGSATVAPSPYDDLPDLAESDVWYSPSSDAPTTTADQDGIQRTDRASRGEPPRRVGGLSRAFADGRQVASSAPVEMPAWPSRFADLEPEPEPDERPQEDADGWVPPHVYLARRQARASVVEGVGRTLKGRDASRVRDAVWSRTGFPG; encoded by the coding sequence ATGGCGAAGGCGCGCAAGCCCACGGCGTTCTCCGCCGCCGAGCGCTTCCTCGGCTTCCACCACCGCCCCGGCTCCGCCACCGTCGCCCCGTCCCCCTACGACGACCTGCCGGACCTGGCCGAGTCGGACGTCTGGTATTCGCCATCGTCGGACGCGCCAACCACCACCGCGGATCAGGACGGGATTCAGCGCACGGACAGGGCGTCCAGGGGCGAGCCACCGCGGCGCGTGGGCGGGCTGAGCCGGGCGTTCGCGGACGGACGGcaggtggcgtcgtcggcgcccgTCGAGATGCCCGCGTGGCCGAGCCGGTTCGCCGACCTggagcccgagcccgagcccgacGAGCGTCCGCAAGAGGACGCCGACGGCTGGGTGCCGCCGCACGTGTACCTGGCGCGGCGTCAGGCCAGGGCCTCGGTGGTCGAGGGCGTCGGACGCACGCTCAAGGGCCGGGACGCGTCGCGGGTGCGTGACGCCGTCTGGAGCCGAACCGGATTCCCCGGATGA